A genome region from Anastrepha ludens isolate Willacy chromosome 3, idAnaLude1.1, whole genome shotgun sequence includes the following:
- the LOC128856527 gene encoding uncharacterized protein LOC128856527: MTIKIWSRLCYVFCSNGAYNYQVFLWFCPKKSYKIFTMHRNRVWCKFTSLCSIVICENILTDKAIEEYLTQLEDGWLSEDGMEAEDSDDDNLPDPHYTRDEPLSILDDVNDDEDWQDVNENDPPLVEEMVEEQESQSRVPCGAIFSTLLDKRKLIWKKRNMELDEDKITFLGRRQRRWNLMLESVAADYQVSSPGVVGQPMSVAGCFIVQTEFPD; this comes from the exons ATGACAATCAAAATTTGGTCAAGGTTATGTTATGTGTTTTGTTCTAACGGTGCATATAATTATCaagtttttttatggttttgtcCAAAGAAGTCgtacaaaatatttactatgCATAGAAATAGG GTATGGTGTAAATTTACATCATTATGCAGTATTGTCATCTGTGAA AATATTTTGACAGATAAAGCCATAGAAGAATATCTAACACAGCTGGAGGATGGTTGGCTGTCGGAAGACGGAATGGAGGCTGAAGATTCTGACGATGATAACTTACCTGATCCTCACTATACAAGAGACGAACCTCTAAGTATATTAGATGATGTAAATGATGATGAAGACTGGCAGGATGTTAACGAAAATGACCCTCCTCTTGTTGAAGAAATGGTGGAAGAACAAGAAAGCCAAAGCAGAGTTCCTTGTGGTGCTATTTTCAGCACATTATTGGACAAAAGAAAACTGATTTGGAAAAAGAGAAACATGGAATTAGATGAGGATAAAATTACATTCTTAGGCAG GAGACAGCGACGCTGGaatcttatgctggaatctgttGCTGCAGACTACCAGGTTTCGAGCCCCGGCGTAGTCGGTCAGCCTATGTCCGTTGCCGGTTGTTTCATTGTGCAGACTGAATTTCCCGACTga